One Jatrophihabitans sp. genomic window carries:
- a CDS encoding DUF2278 family protein, with the protein MPLDHGYGVAVGTFASFTREDPSSFGHWYHGKLRINTPAGQYEAALDVDTPAGIGVSYRLVTDLTTASIPILAALGEGFTALAANPTSGALDYVRSPILQDGWLVIWLRRWLVARRKPPLNPEPWAPTAVDKLLALVRRWPPRFGQRSRVGLRWRWGRRWRLPLRWRSFAWVSSDGDNALDVLEQRLAQAARIYILGEPFTTGLGVHNVHMNQGDPVGPHQAENGVWQDGAVIIQLADGGVTIWQVKFNTQSLITNDQGLPA; encoded by the coding sequence ATGCCACTCGACCACGGCTACGGCGTTGCCGTCGGCACATTCGCCTCATTCACCCGCGAGGACCCGAGCTCGTTCGGACACTGGTATCACGGCAAGCTGCGCATCAACACCCCCGCCGGCCAGTATGAGGCGGCCCTCGATGTCGACACCCCCGCCGGCATCGGCGTCAGCTACCGCTTGGTCACCGACCTGACCACGGCGAGCATTCCTATCCTGGCGGCGCTGGGCGAGGGTTTCACCGCCCTGGCGGCGAACCCGACCTCCGGCGCCCTGGACTACGTCCGCAGCCCGATCCTGCAGGACGGTTGGCTGGTCATCTGGCTGCGCCGGTGGCTGGTCGCGCGCCGGAAGCCTCCGCTCAACCCCGAACCGTGGGCGCCTACCGCGGTGGACAAGCTGCTGGCGCTCGTTCGCCGCTGGCCACCGCGGTTCGGGCAGCGTTCGCGGGTCGGGCTGCGTTGGCGGTGGGGGCGACGGTGGCGGCTTCCGCTGCGGTGGCGGTCCTTTGCGTGGGTGTCCAGTGACGGCGACAACGCCCTCGATGTGCTCGAACAGCGGCTTGCGCAGGCCGCCCGCATCTACATCTTGGGCGAACCCTTCACGACCGGCTTGGGTGTGCACAACGTGCACATGAACCAGGGCGACCCGGTCGGCCCACATCAGGCCGAGAACGGCGTCTGGCAGGACGGCGCGGTGATCATCCAGCTCGCCGACGGCGGGGTGACGATCTGGCAGGTGAAGTTCAACACCCAGTCGCTGATCACCAACGACCAGGGCCTTCCGGCGTAG
- a CDS encoding DinB family protein, with protein MTTYSGTKEFEGASFVKASFKGATLRFSDVSGVTMRGVDVDGLDIDSHDLFFGSLFVNGVDVAPLVDAELNRQFPGRELQKAQTPAGLREGWVAVQSAWQTTVAGTPPDLVDAHVEDEWSLAQTLRHLILATDAWLRGGILRMRQPFSEIGQIFTGADEMGFDMSIFRADPPAYEEVLAVRAERQQLVTDFLATATAELLAEERENPWGGGDWRPSVGDCIRVILEEEWAHLRYIRRDLARMR; from the coding sequence ATGACGACCTATTCCGGCACCAAGGAGTTCGAAGGCGCGAGTTTCGTCAAGGCGAGCTTCAAGGGCGCCACCCTGAGATTCTCTGATGTCAGCGGTGTGACGATGCGCGGCGTCGATGTGGACGGACTCGACATCGACAGCCATGACCTGTTCTTCGGCAGCCTCTTCGTCAATGGGGTCGACGTGGCGCCGCTGGTGGATGCCGAGCTCAACCGGCAGTTTCCGGGCCGCGAGCTGCAGAAGGCGCAGACGCCCGCGGGCCTGCGCGAGGGTTGGGTCGCGGTGCAGTCGGCGTGGCAGACGACGGTGGCGGGCACGCCGCCGGACCTGGTGGACGCCCACGTCGAGGACGAGTGGTCCTTGGCCCAGACCCTGCGGCACCTCATCCTGGCGACCGACGCCTGGCTCCGCGGCGGGATCCTGCGGATGCGGCAGCCGTTCTCCGAGATCGGTCAGATCTTCACCGGCGCTGACGAGATGGGCTTTGACATGTCGATCTTCCGCGCCGACCCGCCGGCCTACGAGGAGGTCCTCGCGGTGCGGGCCGAGCGACAGCAGTTGGTGACCGACTTCCTCGCCACGGCCACGGCGGAATTGCTCGCCGAGGAACGCGAGAACCCGTGGGGCGGCGGCGACTGGCGTCCCAGCGTCGGTGACTGCATTCGCGTGATCCTGGAGGAGGAATGGGCGCACCTGCGCTACATCCGACGGGATCTCGCTCGTATGCGTTGA
- a CDS encoding alpha/beta hydrolase, translating into MDGIRGSVAGEGGVPIGTLTSGSGPPLVLVHGGFGQIERWAPLWEALTDSFQVTAMDRRGRGTSGDHHEYRIEQEYADIAAVIVAVAAAASTPVHVFAHSYGATCALGVRGLGALIGRMLLYEPPGPPTVPEEWVRRATALINNGQPGPAMVSFLSEVIGLRPEEIDALRRAPMGYDVLAVVSATLPREAHALSRVDPAALARDLDCPITLLLGDHSPAWAGAVTAAITDAAPSAEVLALPGCGHDAIDMAPDLIVSQLRPQPLSA; encoded by the coding sequence GTGGACGGCATCAGAGGCTCGGTGGCCGGCGAGGGTGGGGTGCCGATCGGCACGCTCACCTCAGGATCGGGACCACCGCTGGTGCTCGTGCATGGCGGCTTCGGGCAGATCGAGCGGTGGGCGCCGCTGTGGGAAGCGTTGACCGACTCCTTCCAGGTGACCGCGATGGACCGGCGCGGTCGAGGCACGAGCGGCGACCACCACGAGTACCGGATCGAGCAGGAGTACGCCGACATCGCCGCGGTCATCGTCGCCGTGGCAGCCGCGGCGTCGACGCCCGTCCATGTGTTCGCCCACAGCTACGGTGCTACCTGCGCGCTCGGCGTTCGAGGTCTCGGCGCGTTGATCGGCCGGATGCTGCTTTACGAGCCGCCCGGTCCTCCGACGGTCCCCGAGGAGTGGGTGAGGCGGGCAACGGCGCTGATCAACAACGGACAGCCCGGCCCCGCAATGGTGAGCTTCCTGAGCGAGGTGATCGGTCTGAGACCAGAGGAGATCGACGCGCTGCGTCGGGCCCCGATGGGATACGACGTCCTAGCGGTCGTGTCAGCCACCCTGCCGCGCGAGGCCCATGCCCTTAGCCGCGTTGACCCCGCCGCCCTGGCCCGGGACCTGGATTGCCCCATAACCCTGTTGCTCGGGGACCACAGCCCAGCCTGGGCCGGCGCTGTCACCGCGGCCATTACCGATGCCGCGCCATCGGCCGAGGTCCTAGCACTTCCCGGGTGCGGTCACGACGCCATCGATATGGCACCCGATTTGATCGTGTCTCAGCTGAGACCCCAGCCCTTGAGCGCGTGA
- a CDS encoding pilus assembly protein TadG-related protein, whose translation MSRDPRPRPKFADDRGSTIPLILGFFLIGLMVVAAAVMASDAFTQQRDLQSVCDGAAVAGANAIDGPAARTRELTGTLPLAAVQAAVQSYLAADAGRAEVSVLAALSADGATVLADCRAHTELAFAGLIGHPDGIDQHARSQAQGIVR comes from the coding sequence ATGAGCCGCGACCCACGGCCTCGCCCGAAGTTCGCCGACGACCGGGGTTCGACCATCCCGTTGATCCTCGGGTTCTTCCTGATCGGGTTGATGGTGGTGGCGGCGGCGGTGATGGCCAGTGACGCCTTCACCCAGCAGCGAGACCTGCAGAGCGTCTGCGACGGGGCGGCGGTGGCCGGGGCCAACGCGATCGACGGCCCGGCCGCCAGGACCCGAGAGCTGACCGGCACGCTACCGCTGGCAGCGGTGCAGGCAGCGGTGCAGAGCTATCTCGCCGCGGACGCCGGACGTGCTGAGGTGAGCGTGCTGGCCGCGCTGTCCGCCGACGGCGCCACCGTGCTGGCCGACTGCCGCGCCCACACCGAGTTGGCCTTCGCGGGCCTCATCGGCCACCCGGACGGCATCGACCAGCACGCCCGATCCCAAGCCCAGGGCATCGTCCGATGA
- a CDS encoding D-TA family PLP-dependent enzyme → MSAVEDIPTPQVVIDQDVLERNITRMAAHVRETSLRLRPHAKTHKVLQIADRQLAAGAAGLTVATIGEAEVFADHGVDDLFIAYPLWLTRPQAERLRRLSAKARVSVGLDSVEGAQTMGAALNGAAGEIAVLVEVDSGHHRSGVSPGLAVEVAQAAHRAGLLVEGVFTFPGHSYAPGMPQQAVEQEQAALAEAAELLTAAGHNVSRRSGGSTPTATLTGSSVATEVRPGVYVFCDAQQLELGRCTWDDIALTVAATVVSRTDTGRGSPRRLVLDSGSKVLGTDRSAWATGHGRLIDHPDARITALSEHHATVVWPEGSPLPALGERLRVVPNHVCVTMNLVDDVAVVSGGQLVDRWAVAARGKNS, encoded by the coding sequence ATGAGCGCTGTCGAAGACATCCCCACTCCTCAGGTCGTCATCGATCAGGACGTGCTCGAGCGCAACATCACCCGTATGGCGGCCCACGTGCGAGAGACGAGCCTGCGGTTGCGCCCGCATGCCAAGACGCACAAGGTGCTCCAGATCGCCGACCGGCAACTGGCAGCCGGCGCTGCCGGTCTCACGGTGGCCACGATCGGTGAGGCAGAGGTGTTCGCCGACCACGGGGTGGACGACCTGTTCATCGCCTACCCGCTGTGGCTCACGCGGCCGCAGGCAGAGCGGCTGCGCCGGCTCAGCGCCAAGGCGCGAGTTTCCGTGGGACTCGACTCGGTGGAAGGCGCGCAGACCATGGGCGCTGCCTTGAACGGCGCCGCCGGTGAGATCGCCGTGCTCGTGGAGGTTGACAGCGGACACCACCGCAGCGGTGTTTCCCCAGGTTTGGCAGTGGAGGTGGCCCAGGCCGCGCACCGGGCGGGGCTGCTGGTTGAAGGGGTCTTCACCTTCCCGGGTCACAGTTACGCGCCGGGGATGCCTCAGCAGGCGGTCGAGCAAGAGCAGGCAGCGCTCGCTGAGGCTGCCGAGCTTTTGACGGCCGCTGGCCACAACGTGAGCCGGCGCAGCGGCGGCTCGACCCCGACAGCGACACTGACCGGCTCTTCGGTGGCGACCGAGGTTCGCCCGGGCGTCTACGTGTTCTGCGACGCGCAACAACTGGAGCTGGGGCGATGCACGTGGGATGACATCGCCCTGACGGTCGCCGCCACGGTCGTCAGCCGCACCGACACCGGCCGCGGATCTCCCCGGCGCCTGGTCCTCGACTCCGGGAGCAAGGTGCTCGGCACTGATCGATCGGCCTGGGCGACCGGCCACGGCCGCCTGATCGACCACCCTGACGCCCGGATCACCGCGCTGTCGGAGCACCACGCCACCGTTGTCTGGCCTGAGGGGAGCCCGCTGCCGGCGCTCGGAGAGCGGCTTCGGGTGGTCCCCAACCATGTGTGCGTGACGATGAACCTCGTCGACGACGTCGCCGTCGTCAGCGGGGGACAGCTCGTCGACCGGTGGGCCGTGGCGGCTCGCGGCAAGAACAGTTAG
- a CDS encoding peroxidase family protein, with protein sequence MTTDLVADAERFLMGSDGWRNGSQLYAITHFPELWRFVRQTPGLNALMNSLIIDQMVYKMKTRPEALSTMAPYTSWDSLTDRTYSERHLPPDPALQTRLPATADVVELFRARPSGHTLSPKSTLLFPHFAQWFVDGFLRTDPQNPLRNTSTHDIDLSQLYGQHQDVTDLLRTRRGGELKSQLIREQEFPPYYMGQDGRPKPEFAGLPITFPGSDRKAVSTSDLDPVQRQSLFALGIARGNIHYGFVMMSTVWLREHNRLARQLAATHPAWDDERIFQTVRNVLIVLLLKIVVQDYINHITPFWFKLFVRPGIGVREKWYRQNWMSIEFDLLYRWHSLVPPEITVGGVRRPTADVRWHSEIVPDHGVAALFDEASRQPAGEIGLLNTADFLLPVEEKTINIGRSAQLAAFNDYRAACGYPRYTTFGEFSTRPDIVGALAGAYHTADDVELYTGLFAEDVRSNAALPTLMGTMVAVDAFSQALTNPLLAPGVYTEDTFSPEGMRAIAGTNTLADLVARNVTGEPTAPRVSFTQLNWAPQ encoded by the coding sequence ATGACCACCGATTTGGTCGCCGACGCCGAGCGTTTTCTGATGGGATCGGACGGCTGGCGCAACGGCAGCCAGCTGTACGCCATAACGCATTTCCCTGAGCTGTGGCGGTTCGTCCGCCAGACGCCCGGGCTGAACGCACTGATGAACTCGCTGATCATCGACCAGATGGTCTACAAGATGAAGACCCGGCCTGAGGCGTTGAGCACGATGGCGCCCTACACCAGCTGGGACTCACTGACCGACCGGACCTACAGCGAACGGCATCTGCCGCCGGACCCCGCACTGCAGACCCGGTTGCCGGCGACCGCCGACGTCGTCGAGCTGTTCCGTGCTCGCCCGAGCGGGCACACACTGTCACCGAAGTCCACACTGCTGTTTCCGCACTTCGCGCAGTGGTTCGTCGACGGATTCCTGCGCACCGACCCGCAGAACCCGCTGAGGAACACGAGCACCCACGACATCGACCTATCGCAGCTGTACGGGCAGCACCAGGATGTCACCGACCTGCTCCGCACCCGCCGCGGCGGCGAACTCAAGAGCCAGCTGATCCGCGAGCAGGAGTTCCCCCCTTACTACATGGGCCAAGACGGCCGCCCGAAGCCGGAATTCGCCGGACTACCGATCACGTTTCCCGGCAGCGACCGCAAGGCCGTGTCCACCAGCGATCTCGACCCGGTCCAACGGCAGTCGTTATTCGCACTCGGTATAGCCCGCGGGAACATCCACTACGGATTCGTGATGATGAGCACCGTCTGGCTGCGTGAGCACAACCGGCTCGCCCGGCAGCTCGCCGCCACCCATCCCGCCTGGGACGACGAGCGCATCTTCCAGACCGTCCGCAACGTGCTCATCGTGCTGCTGTTGAAGATCGTCGTGCAGGACTACATCAACCACATCACCCCTTTCTGGTTCAAGCTGTTCGTCCGGCCCGGCATCGGCGTGCGGGAGAAGTGGTACCGGCAGAACTGGATGAGCATCGAGTTCGACCTCCTCTACCGCTGGCACTCACTCGTGCCGCCGGAGATCACCGTCGGCGGCGTCCGCCGCCCTACAGCCGACGTCCGCTGGCACTCTGAGATCGTTCCCGACCATGGCGTGGCAGCCCTGTTCGACGAGGCATCCCGGCAGCCCGCCGGCGAGATCGGCTTGCTGAACACCGCGGACTTCCTCCTCCCCGTCGAGGAGAAGACAATCAACATCGGCAGGTCCGCGCAGCTCGCCGCCTTCAACGACTACCGGGCCGCCTGCGGGTACCCTCGCTACACCACGTTCGGCGAGTTCAGCACCCGACCCGACATCGTCGGCGCGCTCGCCGGCGCCTATCACACCGCCGACGACGTCGAGCTCTACACCGGCCTGTTCGCCGAGGACGTCCGCAGCAACGCCGCACTCCCCACCCTGATGGGCACCATGGTCGCGGTAGACGCGTTCTCCCAGGCGCTGACCAACCCGTTACTCGCGCCCGGCGTGTACACCGAGGACACGTTCTCGCCAGAGGGAATGCGCGCCATCGCCGGCACAAACACGCTCGCCGACCTCGTCGCCCGCAACGTCACCGGCGAGCCGACCGCCCCGCGCGTCTCGTTCACTCAGCTGAACTGGGCGCCTCAATGA
- a CDS encoding XamI family restriction endonuclease: protein MARASAAPPFWSDQELKKARDVGEQLFTTQRREEGPLAFQRVYTALRPRVEYVFDASDNMRNLTGAVFTQDPDAWQAARYICGPPISQEDLWTLVGGPKFKRVPPDLAEETAEAIRIVIDPVRFPWLTENRDPAPSEREAAVLATSVLWAAQQLGTQRRGEASLRQEALTAQTLADAGMSFDGTRGPIRFIDDLAPGTYTRERRVAAAKCDVPSRLHDKRLFAVECKVSNGPKNGWKRVNREVGGKAEGWRSHFGQDTLTGVVLAGVFDLACLRTAQDRGVSIFWEHDLSPLGEFVTATRP from the coding sequence ATGGCACGAGCATCGGCAGCACCTCCCTTCTGGAGTGACCAGGAACTTAAGAAAGCTCGGGACGTCGGGGAGCAGTTGTTCACGACTCAGCGCCGCGAGGAAGGTCCACTCGCATTCCAGCGCGTCTATACCGCTCTTCGTCCGCGTGTGGAATACGTCTTCGACGCCTCGGACAACATGCGCAACCTGACGGGCGCAGTCTTCACCCAAGATCCCGACGCGTGGCAGGCCGCGAGGTATATTTGCGGGCCGCCTATCAGCCAAGAGGACCTGTGGACACTAGTGGGAGGTCCGAAGTTCAAGCGCGTACCGCCGGACTTGGCGGAAGAGACGGCGGAGGCTATCCGCATTGTCATCGACCCTGTCCGCTTCCCGTGGTTGACTGAGAATCGCGACCCCGCGCCATCCGAGCGCGAAGCTGCCGTCCTCGCGACTTCGGTGCTATGGGCGGCCCAGCAGTTGGGCACGCAGCGACGCGGTGAGGCATCACTTCGTCAAGAGGCGTTGACTGCTCAGACGCTCGCTGACGCGGGCATGTCATTCGACGGAACGCGCGGTCCGATCCGTTTCATTGACGATCTAGCACCCGGTACCTACACGCGGGAGCGGCGGGTGGCTGCAGCGAAGTGCGACGTCCCCTCCCGCCTCCACGACAAGCGGCTGTTCGCAGTCGAATGCAAGGTGTCCAACGGGCCGAAGAACGGCTGGAAGCGTGTCAACCGTGAAGTTGGCGGCAAGGCCGAGGGCTGGCGAAGTCATTTTGGCCAGGACACCTTGACCGGCGTCGTCCTTGCAGGGGTGTTTGATCTTGCATGCCTGCGAACGGCGCAGGACCGAGGTGTCTCGATCTTCTGGGAACACGATCTCTCGCCGTTGGGCGAGTTCGTGACAGCCACGCGCCCCTGA
- a CDS encoding type II secretion system F family protein: MTSWWLGAGLGLMAALGALLAIRSAPPMRVIRLSDRIAPYLADTPAPSRLLARSAGPPAPLDVARRLLGPAAVGLVRWLDRVVGGAASVRRRLAGLGLVADVEDFRMEQVVWGGLGMVGGAVGLTGLTYLRGGLDPVLIAGAALIGAAGGVLARDWWLTQQVHRRERAMLAEFPVIADLLALAVLAGEAPIDAMQRVCRLTRGELTRDLQGVLDEAKAGKPITRALGELAERTTLEPFSRFIQGLLVAIERGTPLAEVLRAQAADVREFSKRALLEAGGRKELQMMVPVVFLILPVTVLFALYPGLLTLVSLTK; encoded by the coding sequence ATGACCAGCTGGTGGCTGGGCGCCGGCCTCGGCCTGATGGCAGCGCTCGGCGCCCTGCTGGCCATTCGATCCGCTCCGCCGATGAGGGTGATCCGGCTCAGCGACCGGATCGCGCCCTATCTCGCCGACACCCCCGCTCCGTCGCGGCTGTTGGCCCGCTCGGCCGGTCCTCCGGCGCCGCTGGACGTGGCGCGGCGGTTGCTCGGCCCGGCGGCTGTCGGCCTGGTTCGCTGGCTGGACCGGGTGGTCGGTGGTGCGGCATCGGTGCGTCGCCGGCTCGCAGGCCTGGGGCTGGTCGCCGACGTCGAGGACTTCCGGATGGAGCAGGTGGTCTGGGGTGGCCTCGGCATGGTCGGCGGCGCTGTCGGCTTGACGGGCCTGACCTACCTGCGCGGTGGCCTCGACCCGGTTCTGATCGCCGGCGCGGCGCTGATCGGCGCGGCCGGCGGAGTGCTGGCCCGGGACTGGTGGCTCACCCAGCAGGTCCACCGTCGCGAGCGGGCGATGCTCGCGGAGTTCCCGGTGATCGCGGACCTGCTCGCCCTGGCCGTGCTGGCCGGCGAGGCGCCGATCGACGCGATGCAGCGGGTGTGCCGGTTGACCCGCGGCGAGCTGACCCGAGACCTGCAGGGCGTGCTGGACGAGGCCAAGGCCGGCAAGCCGATCACCAGGGCGCTGGGCGAGCTGGCCGAGCGGACCACCTTGGAACCGTTCAGCAGGTTCATCCAGGGATTGCTGGTCGCCATCGAGCGCGGCACGCCGCTGGCGGAGGTGCTGCGCGCCCAGGCGGCCGACGTCCGGGAGTTCTCCAAGCGGGCGCTGCTGGAAGCCGGCGGCCGCAAGGAGCTGCAGATGATGGTGCCGGTGGTGTTTTTGATCCTGCCGGTGACGGTGCTGTTCGCGCTCTACCCGGGACTGCTGACGCTGGTCTCGCTCACCAAATAA
- a CDS encoding ATPase, T2SS/T4P/T4SS family translates to MRVATAQSIVEGEVRELVRRRQLDPVLEPEATRRLVDEVLTDYLDRAAMSALPPLGDAETAARTVFDQVAGFGPLQQYFDDPAVEEIWINEPGRVFIARHGRSQLTTVILTSDEVADLVERMLRLSGRRLDLSAPFVDAQLPDGSRLHVVIPSITRLHMAVNIRKFVIGVAGLDELVRLGSLPEQAARFLEASVAAGLNVLVSGSTQAGKTTMLNALCAAIPATERVITAEEVFELQVPLPDVVSMQTRQPNLEGTGEITLRRLVKEALRMRPNRIIVGEVRQEECLDLLIALNSGLPGMCTLHANSAREALVKMCTLPLLAGENVSAAFVVPTVAASVDLVVHLGADHRGQRRVREIVAVTGRAEGEVIETSEIFGHRQGRLRRGDGYPPHQERYEQAGHDLAELLGQDERSDRGAPAMAAGAARARA, encoded by the coding sequence GTGAGGGTGGCGACCGCGCAGTCGATCGTCGAGGGTGAAGTTCGCGAGCTGGTGCGCCGCCGGCAGCTCGATCCGGTGCTGGAGCCGGAGGCGACCCGGCGGCTGGTGGACGAGGTGCTCACTGATTACCTCGACCGGGCCGCGATGTCAGCGCTGCCGCCGCTCGGTGATGCCGAGACCGCTGCCCGCACCGTGTTCGACCAGGTGGCCGGCTTCGGGCCGTTGCAGCAGTACTTCGACGACCCGGCGGTCGAGGAGATCTGGATCAACGAGCCCGGCCGGGTGTTCATCGCCCGGCACGGCCGCTCCCAGCTGACCACGGTCATCCTCACCAGCGACGAGGTCGCCGACCTGGTCGAGCGGATGCTGCGCCTGTCCGGTCGCCGCCTCGATCTCAGCGCGCCCTTCGTCGACGCGCAACTGCCCGACGGCTCCCGGTTGCACGTCGTCATCCCGTCCATCACCCGTCTGCATATGGCGGTCAACATCCGCAAGTTCGTGATCGGCGTCGCCGGCCTGGACGAGCTGGTCCGGCTGGGGTCGCTGCCCGAGCAGGCGGCCCGCTTCCTGGAGGCCTCGGTCGCCGCCGGGCTGAACGTGCTGGTGTCGGGCAGCACCCAGGCCGGCAAGACCACCATGCTCAACGCGCTGTGCGCGGCGATCCCGGCCACCGAGCGGGTGATCACTGCCGAGGAAGTGTTCGAGTTGCAGGTGCCGCTGCCCGACGTGGTGTCGATGCAGACCCGGCAGCCCAACCTGGAGGGAACCGGTGAGATCACCCTGCGCCGGCTGGTCAAAGAGGCGCTGCGGATGCGTCCCAACCGGATCATCGTCGGCGAGGTCCGGCAGGAGGAGTGCCTGGACCTGTTGATCGCGCTGAACTCCGGACTGCCAGGCATGTGCACGCTGCACGCCAACTCCGCCCGGGAGGCGCTGGTGAAGATGTGCACCCTGCCGCTGCTGGCCGGTGAGAACGTCAGCGCCGCGTTCGTCGTTCCGACGGTTGCCGCCTCGGTCGACCTGGTGGTGCACCTGGGCGCAGACCACCGGGGTCAGCGCCGGGTCCGCGAGATCGTCGCGGTCACCGGACGGGCCGAGGGCGAGGTGATCGAGACGTCGGAGATCTTCGGTCACCGGCAGGGCCGACTGCGTCGCGGCGACGGCTACCCGCCGCATCAAGAGCGCTACGAGCAGGCCGGTCACGACCTGGCCGAGCTGCTCGGGCAGGACGAGCGCTCAGACCGTGGCGCTCCGGCCATGGCCGCCGGCGCCGCACGGGCGAGAGCCTGA
- a CDS encoding VOC family protein has translation MASVKQVQVTFDCAEPERVARFWCEVLGYVVPPPPPGFATWDDFNRALPPEHQGSAFACVDPSGSGPRLFFQRVPEGKVVKNRLHLDVRVGTGLVGEERVAALEAECARLVPLGAVRVRLLLADGHNESCLVMQDVEGNEFCLD, from the coding sequence ATGGCGTCGGTCAAGCAGGTCCAGGTCACCTTCGATTGCGCAGAACCGGAGCGCGTCGCTCGTTTCTGGTGTGAGGTGTTGGGCTACGTCGTGCCGCCGCCACCGCCGGGGTTTGCCACGTGGGACGATTTCAATCGCGCGCTGCCGCCTGAGCATCAGGGTTCGGCGTTCGCCTGCGTCGATCCCTCAGGTTCGGGCCCGCGACTGTTCTTCCAGCGGGTTCCCGAAGGCAAGGTCGTCAAGAATCGGCTGCATCTGGACGTGCGGGTCGGCACCGGGCTAGTCGGTGAAGAGCGCGTGGCCGCGCTTGAGGCCGAGTGCGCGCGACTGGTCCCGCTCGGCGCGGTGCGCGTGCGACTGCTGCTTGCCGACGGTCACAACGAGTCGTGCCTGGTGATGCAGGACGTCGAGGGCAACGAGTTCTGCCTCGACTGA
- a CDS encoding TadE/TadG family type IV pilus assembly protein, whose product MAEFCLMSVLLVMLLFAVVQVAAVFYVRSVASAAAADGARYAANAGVPAQAGGERAAALLSQALSPGMARRLPCAGGLVAEVGSGLVTAEVRCRGTIRSVFLPIGALVRVDVSGQSLKDDP is encoded by the coding sequence GTGGCCGAATTCTGTTTGATGTCGGTGCTGCTGGTGATGCTTCTGTTCGCGGTGGTGCAGGTCGCGGCGGTGTTCTACGTCCGGTCGGTGGCCTCGGCGGCGGCTGCTGACGGGGCCCGCTATGCCGCGAACGCCGGTGTGCCGGCGCAGGCCGGCGGTGAGCGCGCCGCGGCGTTGCTGAGCCAGGCGCTGAGCCCGGGAATGGCTCGGCGGTTGCCCTGCGCAGGAGGCCTGGTCGCTGAGGTTGGCAGCGGTCTGGTGACCGCCGAGGTGCGATGCCGGGGGACGATCAGATCGGTCTTCCTGCCGATCGGCGCGCTGGTGAGAGTCGATGTCAGCGGGCAGTCACTCAAGGACGACCCGTGA
- a CDS encoding type II secretion system F family protein, with protein sequence MGAFIGLLAGVGLLLIWRSGPRAPRRDPARLGWSTRRDELIRQAGVESVSSAQLLSLQVISAALAGLLVQLITGTLAVAACFTVFAFLGPLAVVRRMRQRRQVALRELWPEAIDNLASAVRAGMSLPEGVSGLGVRGPEPLRPAFARFGVSYRASGRFAECLNALKHDLADPVGDRVCETLRVAREVGGSDLGTVLRTLSELLRADARTRAELETRQGWTVSAARLAVAAPWIVLLLLGTQSSTLQTFDSSGGVLLLGIGAAVCLLAYRIMVRIGRLPEEPRVLR encoded by the coding sequence ATGGGCGCATTCATCGGCCTGCTCGCGGGCGTCGGCTTGCTGCTGATCTGGCGCAGCGGTCCTCGAGCGCCGCGGCGCGACCCGGCTCGTCTGGGCTGGTCGACGCGCCGGGACGAGCTGATCCGGCAGGCCGGCGTCGAGTCGGTCAGCTCGGCGCAGCTGCTCAGCCTGCAGGTGATCTCGGCGGCGCTGGCCGGGTTGCTCGTGCAGCTGATCACCGGAACCCTGGCCGTCGCCGCCTGCTTCACCGTGTTCGCCTTTCTCGGGCCGCTGGCTGTCGTGCGGCGGATGCGCCAGCGCCGCCAGGTCGCGCTGCGCGAGCTGTGGCCTGAGGCCATCGACAACCTCGCCTCAGCCGTCCGGGCCGGAATGTCCCTGCCTGAAGGGGTGTCCGGCCTCGGTGTCCGCGGGCCGGAGCCGTTGCGCCCGGCGTTCGCGCGGTTCGGCGTCTCCTACCGCGCAAGCGGCCGGTTCGCCGAATGCCTGAACGCGTTGAAGCACGACCTGGCCGACCCGGTGGGGGACCGGGTGTGCGAGACGCTGCGGGTGGCTCGCGAGGTGGGTGGCAGTGATCTCGGCACCGTGTTGCGCACGCTGTCGGAGCTGCTGCGAGCCGACGCGCGGACCCGCGCCGAGTTGGAGACCCGTCAGGGCTGGACGGTCAGCGCGGCCCGGCTCGCGGTCGCCGCGCCGTGGATCGTGTTGCTGTTGCTGGGAACCCAGTCCTCGACGCTGCAGACCTTCGACTCCTCCGGCGGCGTGCTGCTGCTGGGCATCGGCGCGGCGGTGTGCCTGCTGGCATACCGGATCATGGTGCGGATCGGCCGGCTGCCCGAAGAGCCCAGGGTGTTGCGATGA